One genomic region from Granulicatella adiacens ATCC 49175 encodes:
- a CDS encoding polysaccharide biosynthesis protein, whose amino-acid sequence MNNRFRILLLFIVDSLLVVGSVFLGFRLVTEGLIRNIHGLTITAILSLIAYYIFSYFFNLYWRDWEYASVYEVITVVKCVSATVIVSTISGLAFFDTKVTWQFLIVCWLLLVISIGGVRLSMRVFREFFADTSVMENAKPTLIVGAGAAGTLLVRQMLMHPAMRMDPIAFVDDDPDKLRKDIYGVRILGAIKDIERIVDTMGITKVVIAMPSLPIKKLNEVYDVARKTGAECVILPNIDDVMSGNLHVQQLRNVEIEDLLGRDPVELDQTMIEKQLRGKKILVTGAGGSIGSEICRQVAKFKPKEIIILGHGENSIYQLNMELVGKYSQHFTITPVIADVQDRKRIFEVMDKYKPDVVYHAAAHKHVPLMEINPREAVKNNILGTRNVAEAASHARVKSFVMVSTDKAVNPPNIMGATKRLCEMIVQDMATRSEYTKFVAVRFGNVLGSRGSVIPLFKKQIAEGGPITVTHPDIVRYFMTIPEAAQLVIQAGSLARGGEIFVLDMGKPVKIVDLAKNLIRLSGFSEGDIEIKFTGLRPGEKMYEELLNEGEVNPKQVFPKIHIGIADNSQINRVYNFIENFESYSEQELHDELIDIANKKK is encoded by the coding sequence ATGAATAATCGATTTAGAATTTTATTATTATTCATTGTCGATTCGTTACTTGTTGTTGGTTCAGTATTTTTAGGATTTCGATTAGTAACAGAAGGGTTGATTCGTAATATTCACGGATTAACGATTACGGCGATTCTATCTTTAATCGCCTACTATATTTTCTCTTATTTCTTCAATTTATATTGGAGAGATTGGGAATATGCCAGTGTCTATGAAGTCATTACGGTTGTGAAATGTGTTTCTGCAACGGTAATTGTTTCTACAATTTCAGGCTTAGCGTTCTTTGACACGAAAGTAACATGGCAATTTTTAATCGTATGTTGGTTATTGCTGGTGATTTCAATCGGTGGAGTTCGTCTATCGATGCGTGTGTTCCGTGAATTCTTTGCAGATACTAGCGTTATGGAAAATGCGAAACCTACTTTAATTGTAGGAGCAGGAGCTGCAGGTACTTTATTAGTTCGTCAAATGCTCATGCATCCAGCAATGAGAATGGACCCGATTGCCTTTGTGGATGACGATCCAGATAAACTTCGTAAAGATATTTATGGAGTTCGTATTCTTGGTGCTATTAAGGATATTGAGCGTATTGTGGATACAATGGGGATTACAAAAGTAGTTATTGCGATGCCATCTCTTCCAATCAAGAAACTCAATGAAGTATATGATGTAGCCCGTAAGACCGGTGCAGAATGCGTTATTTTACCAAACATTGATGATGTTATGAGTGGAAACTTACATGTTCAACAACTAAGAAATGTGGAGATTGAAGATTTATTAGGGCGTGACCCAGTAGAACTCGATCAAACGATGATTGAAAAACAATTACGTGGTAAGAAAATCCTTGTTACCGGAGCAGGGGGGTCGATTGGTTCAGAAATTTGCCGTCAAGTAGCGAAATTCAAACCAAAAGAAATTATTATCCTAGGACATGGTGAAAATAGTATTTACCAATTGAATATGGAATTAGTTGGCAAATATTCGCAACACTTCACGATTACGCCAGTGATTGCCGATGTGCAAGATCGAAAACGTATCTTCGAAGTGATGGATAAGTATAAACCAGATGTGGTTTATCATGCTGCGGCTCATAAACATGTACCTCTAATGGAAATTAATCCTCGTGAGGCTGTTAAAAATAACATTCTTGGAACAAGAAATGTTGCAGAAGCTGCTAGTCATGCGCGTGTTAAATCGTTCGTAATGGTATCGACTGATAAAGCTGTTAACCCACCAAATATTATGGGAGCGACGAAACGTCTTTGCGAAATGATTGTGCAAGATATGGCGACTCGTAGTGAATATACAAAATTCGTTGCGGTTCGTTTCGGGAATGTTTTAGGTTCACGTGGTTCAGTAATACCGCTCTTCAAGAAGCAAATTGCTGAAGGAGGACCGATTACGGTAACTCACCCTGATATCGTGCGTTACTTTATGACCATTCCAGAAGCTGCCCAATTAGTCATTCAAGCAGGTTCTCTTGCTCGAGGCGGAGAAATCTTCGTTCTTGATATGGGAAAACCGGTGAAAATTGTCGACTTAGCGAAAAACTTAATTCGTCTTTCAGGATTTAGCGAAGGTGATATTGAAATTAAGTTTACTGGATTACGTCCAGGTGAGAAGATGTACGAGGAATTATTAAATGAAGGGGAAGTAAATCCAAAACAAGTCTTTCCGAAGATTCATATTGGAATTGCAGACAATTCTCAAATTAATCGTGTATATAATTTTATCGAAAATTTTGAAAGTTATTCTGAACAAGAATTACATGATGAATTGATTGATATTGCGAATAAAAAGAAATAA
- a CDS encoding glycosyltransferase family 2 protein, translated as MLVSVNISAYNEQDYLPEIFESLKNQTYPLKNIEVVLVNAMSTDGTRSLMDQFKLENEHLFYGVKILDNPRKTLNTGLNLGFKNSEGECFLKIDAHSKIPVNFIEANVKVIESGEKVCGGRRPTIVQADDDFSKTLHIVEESALGSSIANYRKGDESRYVDSVFQGMYHRDVVNQVGYFDEKLTRTEDNEYHYRIRKNGFKIWYDTSIESFQYIRPTLSKMIHQKFANGYWIGLTSHVCRDCLSLFHFGPGVFVATLLGLMLVTPISFAPLVTVFSLYVLAVLGLSAFEISKQKFNPTLLWIPLIMIAIHFAYGIGTIKGWIFGFQFKKDYFNEEVNS; from the coding sequence ATGTTAGTTTCCGTTAATATTAGCGCATATAATGAGCAAGATTATTTGCCAGAAATTTTTGAAAGCTTAAAAAATCAAACGTACCCATTAAAAAACATTGAAGTTGTTTTAGTGAACGCAATGTCGACTGATGGTACGCGTTCTTTAATGGATCAATTCAAACTAGAAAATGAGCACTTGTTCTATGGTGTTAAAATTTTAGATAATCCAAGAAAAACATTAAACACTGGCCTTAATTTAGGATTTAAAAATTCTGAAGGGGAGTGTTTCTTAAAGATTGATGCGCACTCCAAAATTCCAGTGAATTTTATTGAAGCAAATGTGAAAGTCATTGAATCTGGAGAAAAGGTTTGTGGAGGAAGAAGACCGACTATTGTGCAGGCGGATGATGATTTTTCAAAAACGTTACATATTGTAGAAGAATCTGCGTTAGGGAGTAGTATTGCTAACTACCGTAAAGGGGATGAGAGTCGTTATGTAGATTCTGTGTTCCAAGGGATGTATCACCGTGATGTTGTAAATCAGGTTGGATATTTTGATGAAAAATTGACTCGTACAGAAGATAACGAATATCATTATCGTATTCGTAAAAATGGATTTAAAATTTGGTACGATACATCAATTGAATCATTTCAATATATTCGCCCGACATTGTCTAAAATGATCCATCAAAAATTTGCCAATGGATATTGGATAGGACTAACATCACATGTTTGTCGTGATTGTTTATCTCTATTCCATTTTGGGCCAGGAGTATTTGTGGCAACTTTATTAGGTTTAATGTTGGTAACGCCAATTAGTTTTGCACCGCTCGTGACCGTATTTTCACTTTATGTTTTAGCGGTCTTGGGATTATCAGCGTTTGAAATTTCTAAGCAAAAATTTAACCCTACATTATTATGGATTCCGTTGATTATGATAGCCATTCATTTTGCGTATGGAATTGGAACCATAAAGGGTTGGATTTTTGGGTTTCAGTTTAAAAAGGATTATTTTAACGAAGAAGTTAATTCTTAA
- a CDS encoding sugar transferase → MEEKNSLPEFMRNELVINKQKELRQKKGYLISKRIFDIVVSLLLLIPLSIVFIIIAIAIKLEDGGPVFYRQERVTTNGRIFKIFKFRTMILNADKVGPLVTQDHDPRITKVGRRVRNYRLDEVAQLLNVLIGDMSFVGARPEVKKYVDAYTPEMQTTLLLPAGVTSLAAIEFRHEAEKIAKWTEQGLSVDEAYIQHILPEKMQYNIDYLNECSLKKDIAIMVKTVIAVLK, encoded by the coding sequence ATGGAAGAAAAAAATTCTTTGCCAGAATTTATGAGGAATGAACTCGTAATTAACAAACAAAAAGAACTTCGACAGAAAAAGGGGTATTTAATTTCAAAACGCATTTTTGATATAGTAGTGTCCTTGTTACTTTTAATTCCTTTGTCAATTGTGTTTATCATCATTGCAATTGCGATAAAATTAGAAGATGGAGGACCGGTATTTTATAGACAAGAGCGGGTCACTACCAATGGCCGTATTTTTAAAATCTTTAAATTTAGAACGATGATTTTAAATGCAGATAAAGTAGGACCATTAGTTACTCAAGATCATGACCCACGAATTACAAAAGTAGGACGTCGTGTAAGAAATTATCGCTTAGATGAAGTGGCACAATTGTTGAATGTACTTATTGGAGACATGTCTTTTGTAGGGGCTAGACCTGAAGTTAAAAAATATGTAGATGCATATACTCCAGAAATGCAAACAACACTTCTACTACCAGCAGGTGTTACTTCACTAGCTGCTATTGAATTTAGACATGAGGCTGAAAAAATTGCAAAGTGGACAGAACAAGGGTTGAGCGTGGATGAAGCGTATATCCAACATATCCTGCCTGAAAAAATGCAATACAATATTGATTATTTAAATGAATGTAGTTTAAAAAAAGATATTGCAATTATGGTAAAAACTGTGATTGCTGTTTTAAAATAA
- a CDS encoding LCP family protein, whose translation MRVNEEKISNRRKQRKSQKNRKIILTVAIAIVAVLIAGVAYAWSRISQAEDAIHQKVDTMQLRDKELTDDSSFSVLLLGIDNGAYGRDTEVGRSDTMLLVTVNPKQKKTTMISIPRDSYTEIIGYGTFDKLNHAYAFGKEKFAINSVQNMLNIPIDYYVTVDMQGLMGLVNAVGGLEITPALTFTYEDESFTEGVTRHVDGEAALRYARMRYDDPEGDTGRQKRQQYVIQKLVEKLLSLGSVTKYEEILKTLENSVKTNFTVEKLFQIVQTHKEALQHFETDTINGDGAMINGIYYFVIPEEEKVRISNILRKSLDLETISELQHIETKETQSTVDIQKNAPQQSSPVQEKEDTYVEPNVTPNYNYNYNNNNNYNNSNSNNNAEENDATPSTPSSAADTSAATPVAPATRAPEVTAAPEQPQTQVPATQAAPVTQEPVKPTQPTKNQNP comes from the coding sequence ATGAGAGTAAACGAAGAAAAAATATCAAATAGAAGAAAACAAAGAAAAAGTCAAAAAAATAGAAAAATTATCCTTACCGTAGCAATCGCTATTGTTGCTGTCCTAATTGCGGGAGTAGCGTATGCATGGAGCCGTATTTCACAAGCTGAAGATGCAATTCACCAGAAAGTGGACACGATGCAGCTTCGTGATAAAGAATTAACAGATGATAGTAGTTTTTCAGTATTACTTTTGGGGATTGATAATGGTGCCTATGGCCGTGATACGGAAGTGGGTCGTTCAGACACAATGTTGTTGGTAACCGTTAATCCAAAACAAAAGAAAACAACGATGATTAGTATTCCTCGTGACTCTTATACGGAAATTATCGGGTATGGTACTTTTGACAAATTGAACCATGCGTATGCATTTGGGAAAGAAAAATTTGCGATTAATAGTGTTCAAAATATGTTAAATATCCCGATTGATTATTATGTAACAGTAGACATGCAAGGGTTAATGGGGCTTGTAAACGCAGTGGGTGGATTAGAAATTACTCCTGCATTGACATTTACTTATGAAGATGAGTCGTTTACTGAAGGTGTAACACGCCATGTAGATGGGGAAGCGGCATTAAGATATGCACGTATGCGTTATGATGATCCAGAAGGAGATACAGGTAGACAGAAACGTCAACAATATGTGATTCAAAAATTAGTCGAAAAATTACTGTCATTAGGTTCAGTAACGAAATATGAAGAGATTTTAAAAACCTTAGAGAATTCGGTAAAAACGAATTTTACAGTTGAAAAATTATTCCAAATTGTTCAAACTCACAAAGAAGCACTTCAACATTTTGAAACAGATACTATTAATGGGGACGGAGCGATGATTAATGGAATTTATTACTTTGTCATCCCAGAAGAAGAAAAAGTGAGAATTTCGAATATATTGAGAAAGTCACTTGATTTAGAAACAATTTCTGAATTGCAGCATATTGAGACAAAAGAAACACAATCAACTGTGGATATTCAAAAGAATGCGCCACAGCAAAGCTCACCAGTACAAGAAAAAGAAGACACTTATGTAGAGCCAAATGTGACTCCAAATTATAACTATAACTACAATAACAATAACAATTACAATAATAGTAATTCGAATAATAATGCTGAGGAAAACGATGCAACGCCTTCAACACCGTCAAGTGCGGCGGATACAAGTGCAGCTACACCGGTTGCTCCTGCTACAAGAGCTCCTGAAGTAACAGCGGCTCCAGAGCAACCTCAAACCCAGGTTCCAGCTACACAAGCAGCACCTGTGACCCAGGAGCCGGTAAAACCAACTCAGCCAACTAAAAACCAAAATCCATAG
- a CDS encoding DegT/DnrJ/EryC1/StrS family aminotransferase, with translation MKVRNIPFSPPDISEKEINNVIEVLKSGWITTGPKTKEFERQLAEFMGTEKVVCLNSATAALELALRVLGVGPGDEVIVPAFTYTASCSVIEHVGAIPVMVDIQEDHFEMNYDALEAAITEKTKVVIPVELAGVPCDYRRIFEVVESKRNLFKPKTNLQRHFNRIVVVSDCAHAIGTTREGVSIAQLADFASFSFHAVKNLTTAEGGCITWNPANELDSEAMYKEFQVYSLHGQTKDALAKIKPGSWEYDIVIPGYKCNMADVMAAIGLGQLERYPELLERRKEIVRQLDAGLAVDSRIQVLKHEGENYQSSRHLYITRIKGASYDQRGEIIIKMAERGISCNVHYKPLPLLTAYQNMGFKMEDYPNAYRFFENEVTLPLHGLLSDEDIDYIVQNYLEVIQEVLGQ, from the coding sequence ATGAAAGTTAGAAATATTCCATTTTCACCACCTGATATTTCAGAAAAGGAAATTAATAATGTAATCGAGGTATTAAAGTCTGGTTGGATTACAACCGGGCCTAAAACAAAAGAATTTGAACGTCAATTAGCAGAGTTTATGGGGACAGAAAAAGTGGTTTGCTTAAACTCAGCAACAGCTGCTCTAGAATTAGCGTTACGTGTACTAGGCGTTGGACCTGGAGATGAAGTGATTGTTCCAGCATTTACGTATACGGCTTCTTGTAGTGTGATTGAACACGTTGGTGCAATACCAGTAATGGTGGATATCCAAGAAGACCATTTTGAAATGAATTATGATGCTCTTGAGGCTGCAATTACTGAAAAAACTAAAGTAGTGATTCCAGTAGAATTAGCAGGTGTCCCATGTGATTATCGTCGTATTTTTGAAGTGGTTGAATCTAAACGAAACTTGTTTAAACCAAAAACAAACTTACAACGTCACTTCAATCGTATTGTTGTCGTTTCAGACTGTGCACATGCGATTGGAACGACTCGCGAAGGTGTTTCTATAGCTCAGTTAGCTGACTTTGCGTCCTTCTCATTCCATGCCGTTAAGAACTTAACGACTGCAGAAGGTGGATGTATTACTTGGAATCCAGCAAATGAATTGGATTCTGAAGCAATGTACAAGGAATTCCAAGTATACTCATTACATGGACAAACCAAAGACGCTTTAGCAAAAATTAAACCAGGTTCTTGGGAATACGACATTGTCATTCCAGGATATAAATGTAATATGGCAGATGTGATGGCTGCTATTGGGTTAGGTCAATTAGAACGTTACCCTGAATTACTAGAACGTAGAAAAGAAATCGTTCGTCAATTAGATGCAGGATTAGCGGTTGATTCACGTATTCAAGTATTAAAACATGAAGGTGAAAATTATCAATCTTCACGCCATTTATATATCACTCGAATTAAAGGGGCTTCCTATGATCAACGTGGTGAGATTATCATTAAAATGGCTGAACGTGGAATTTCATGTAATGTTCACTACAAACCACTTCCATTATTGACAGCTTATCAAAATATGGGCTTCAAAATGGAAGATTATCCAAATGCTTACCGCTTCTTTGAAAACGAAGTAACTTTACCATTACATGGATTACTAAGTGATGAGGATATTGACTATATTGTTCAAAATTATTTAGAAGTAATTCAAGAAGTACTTGGACAATAA
- a CDS encoding LCP family protein, which translates to MNESNEWSRQSRRQQKKKKKGRVAFVFICLFAIIAVLGTYYASKINNTINTITQSVGNRTEQEANEIIKNAKPINVLLLGIDNGAYGRTEEDGRSDTMLLLTINPTTKKSQLLSLPRDTYTEIVGTGGYDKLNHAYAYGKAPMVINSVEKLLDTTIDFYVQINMEGLMEFVDAVGGIEVTSPLTFTYEERTFIQGKTETLDGESALRFARMRYDDPEGDYGRQKRQRIVIEKLVEKLMSFSSVANFEQLMNAVSKNVKTDLPIGQVMALKNTYGPAVTSQNLTQSFIEERQLLLTNNAGEQIYYSYATDDVLLENSNSIRKLMGQPTVKTYPLLQERQDLYYLTTP; encoded by the coding sequence ATGAACGAATCAAACGAATGGAGTAGACAAAGCAGACGTCAACAAAAGAAAAAGAAAAAAGGACGTGTAGCATTTGTATTCATCTGTCTTTTTGCAATTATTGCGGTTCTAGGAACGTATTATGCAAGTAAAATTAATAATACGATTAATACGATTACTCAAAGCGTTGGAAATCGTACAGAACAAGAGGCTAATGAGATTATAAAAAATGCTAAACCAATTAATGTTTTGCTACTAGGAATCGATAATGGTGCATACGGACGTACCGAAGAAGACGGGCGTTCTGACACGATGTTACTTTTAACAATTAATCCTACTACTAAAAAATCTCAATTATTAAGTTTACCTAGAGATACTTATACTGAGATTGTCGGGACAGGTGGATATGATAAATTAAACCACGCCTATGCATATGGGAAAGCTCCTATGGTAATCAATTCTGTAGAAAAATTGTTAGATACAACCATTGACTTTTATGTTCAAATTAACATGGAAGGATTAATGGAGTTTGTTGATGCGGTGGGTGGTATCGAAGTGACGAGTCCATTGACCTTTACGTATGAGGAACGAACATTTATCCAAGGAAAAACAGAAACACTAGACGGAGAAAGTGCTTTACGTTTTGCACGTATGCGTTATGATGATCCAGAAGGAGATTATGGCCGTCAAAAACGTCAAAGAATCGTTATTGAAAAATTAGTTGAGAAACTAATGAGTTTTAGCTCAGTAGCAAACTTTGAACAATTAATGAATGCAGTAAGCAAAAATGTGAAGACTGACTTACCAATTGGACAAGTAATGGCTTTAAAAAATACTTATGGTCCAGCTGTAACCAGTCAAAATTTAACACAATCATTTATTGAAGAAAGACAATTGTTGTTGACTAATAATGCGGGAGAACAAATTTATTATTCTTATGCAACAGATGATGTCTTGTTAGAAAACAGTAATTCTATCCGTAAATTGATGGGACAACCAACTGTTAAAACTTATCCATTATTACAAGAAAGACAAGATTTATATTATTTAACAACTCCTTAA